In one window of Candidatus Polarisedimenticolaceae bacterium DNA:
- a CDS encoding UDP-glucose/GDP-mannose dehydrogenase family protein gives MNVCVVGTGYVGLVTGACFAEFGNNVTCVDKDEGKIARLLRGEIPIFEPGLDELVERNVKAGRLHFTTDLPRAIRESLVVLIAVGTPQSHDGRADLSFVKEVAGTIADNLNGYKVIVTKSTVPAGTGRIVREIVEARRSEAHAFSVASNPEFLREGSAIEDFMRPNRVVLGTEDEQAAAILKDLYRPLYLIETPFVLTDVVTSELIKYASNAFLAVKISYINEMADLCERLGADVHDVATGMGLDQRIGRKFLHPGPGYGGSCFPKDTRAIQWIAEEQGIDLKIVSAAIGVNDVRPGQMLEKIRTSLGGSVKGCTIGLLGLTFKPNTDDLRESPALAILDGLLEGGAQVRAYDPVGMEGSAATPRRGVTYCKDEWDAVAGVDAVVIATEWNQFRGMDPDRLRAAVGKPRVFDFRNIFEPGVMRAKGFTYVGVGRS, from the coding sequence ATGAACGTCTGCGTCGTCGGCACGGGGTACGTCGGTCTCGTCACCGGAGCGTGTTTCGCCGAGTTCGGCAACAACGTCACCTGCGTCGACAAGGACGAGGGGAAGATCGCCCGCCTGCTGCGCGGGGAGATCCCGATCTTCGAGCCGGGCCTCGACGAGCTCGTGGAGCGCAACGTCAAGGCGGGGCGCCTGCACTTCACGACCGATCTTCCGCGGGCGATCCGCGAGTCGCTCGTCGTGCTGATCGCCGTCGGGACGCCGCAGAGTCACGACGGCCGGGCCGACCTGTCGTTCGTGAAGGAGGTCGCGGGGACGATCGCGGACAACCTGAACGGTTACAAGGTGATCGTCACGAAGAGCACGGTTCCGGCGGGAACCGGTCGGATCGTGCGCGAGATCGTCGAGGCCCGGCGCTCGGAGGCGCACGCGTTCAGCGTGGCCTCGAACCCGGAGTTCCTGCGCGAGGGCTCGGCGATCGAGGACTTCATGCGCCCGAACCGCGTCGTCCTCGGCACGGAGGACGAGCAGGCGGCGGCGATCCTGAAGGACCTGTACCGGCCGCTCTACCTCATCGAGACCCCGTTCGTCCTCACCGACGTCGTCACCTCCGAGCTGATCAAGTACGCATCCAACGCCTTCCTCGCGGTGAAGATCTCCTACATCAACGAGATGGCGGATCTGTGCGAGCGTCTCGGCGCCGACGTCCACGACGTCGCGACGGGCATGGGCCTCGACCAGCGGATCGGCCGGAAGTTCCTCCACCCCGGGCCCGGATACGGCGGATCGTGTTTCCCCAAGGACACCCGCGCGATCCAGTGGATCGCCGAGGAGCAGGGAATCGACCTGAAGATCGTCTCGGCGGCGATCGGCGTGAACGACGTGCGCCCGGGGCAGATGCTCGAGAAGATCCGCACGTCGCTCGGCGGATCGGTGAAGGGATGCACGATCGGGCTTCTGGGCCTGACGTTCAAGCCGAACACCGACGACCTGCGCGAGTCGCCGGCCCTCGCGATCCTGGACGGGCTGCTCGAAGGCGGAGCGCAGGTCCGGGCGTACGACCCGGTCGGGATGGAAGGATCGGCGGCGACGCCGCGCCGCGGCGTGACGTACTGCAAGGACGAGTGGGATGCCGTCGCGGGGGTGGACGCCGTCGTCATCGCCACGGAATGGAACCAGTTCCGCGGGATGGACCCCGACCGGCTCCGCGCCGCGGTGGGAAAGCCGCGGGTCTTCGATTTCCGGAACATCTTCGAGCCTGGCGTGATGCGCGCGAAGGGGTTTACCTACGTCGGCGTCGGGAGGTCCTGA
- a CDS encoding NAD-dependent epimerase/dehydratase family protein, producing the protein MRSVLVTGAAGFIGSHVVERLLGRGDRVVGLDSFDDFYDPSLKERNVGGVLGHPDYRLVRGDIRDDDALHAAFAGERHDAVFHMAARAGVRPSIEDPVLYASVNLDGTAKVLEAARRHGVRTFVFGSSSSVYGNNAKVPFAEDDPVDHPISPYAATKRAGELMAHTYHHLFAMDVACLRFFTVYGPRQRPDLAIRKFARRIAAGETIPQFGDGSAARDYTYVDDIVDGVLLAAERVRGFRIWNLGGSSPVPLSAMIAAVATGLGASARVEVLPAQAGDVERTWADVSRARSELGWSPRVGFDEGISRFLDWFRSTP; encoded by the coding sequence ATGCGTTCCGTACTGGTGACCGGAGCGGCGGGGTTCATCGGATCCCACGTCGTCGAGCGCCTGCTGGGACGGGGCGACCGCGTCGTGGGGCTCGATTCCTTCGACGACTTCTACGACCCGAGCCTGAAGGAGCGGAACGTCGGGGGCGTCCTGGGGCATCCGGATTACCGACTCGTCCGCGGGGACATCCGCGACGACGACGCGCTGCATGCCGCGTTCGCCGGCGAGCGCCACGACGCGGTGTTCCACATGGCCGCGCGTGCGGGCGTGCGGCCGTCGATCGAGGACCCCGTCCTCTACGCCTCGGTCAACCTCGACGGAACCGCGAAGGTCCTCGAGGCGGCGCGCCGGCACGGCGTCCGGACGTTCGTCTTCGGTTCGTCGTCGTCGGTGTACGGGAACAACGCGAAGGTGCCCTTCGCCGAGGACGATCCCGTCGATCATCCGATCTCCCCGTACGCCGCGACCAAACGCGCCGGGGAGCTCATGGCGCACACCTACCACCATCTGTTCGCGATGGACGTGGCGTGCCTGCGCTTCTTCACCGTCTACGGCCCGCGGCAGCGCCCCGACCTCGCGATCCGCAAGTTCGCCCGGCGCATCGCCGCCGGGGAGACGATCCCGCAGTTCGGCGACGGCTCGGCCGCCCGGGACTACACCTACGTCGACGACATCGTGGACGGCGTCCTGCTCGCCGCGGAGCGGGTCCGGGGGTTCCGCATCTGGAACCTCGGCGGTTCGAGCCCGGTGCCGCTCTCCGCGATGATCGCGGCGGTCGCGACGGGGCTGGGGGCAAGCGCGCGCGTCGAGGTGCTGCCCGCGCAGGCGGGGGACGTCGAGCGGACCTGGGCGGACGTGTCCCGCGCGCGATCCGAGCTCGGTTGGTCGCCCCGCGTCGGGTTCGACGAGGGGATTTCCCGTTTTCTCGACTGGTTCCGGAGCACACCATGA